A region of the Salmo trutta chromosome 40, fSalTru1.1, whole genome shotgun sequence genome:
tctccaggaacagggttggagtgaaaacctacatgacgatagctctccaggaacagggttggagttaaaacctatatgacagtagctctccaggaacagggttggagttaaaacctacatgacggtagctctccaggaacagggttggagttaaaacctacatgacggtagctctccaggaacagggttggaggtaaAACTTACAGAGAGCCCTGCTCTATATCCATTGATTATTGAATaatatcatttacatttacatttaagtcatttagcagacgctcttatccagagcgacttacaaattggtgcattcaccttatgatatccagtggaacaaccactttacaatagtgcatctagatcttttaaggggggggggggttagaaggattactttatcctatcccaggtattccttaaagaggtggggaatacctgggataggataaagtaatccttctaacccccccccttaaaagatctagatgtactattgtaaagtggttgttccactggatttcataaggtgaatgcaccaatttgtaagtcgctctggataagagcatctgctaaatgacttaaatgtaaatgtaaataacatcATTGATAACCTCATAATACTatattgttttactccattgtttgtaaacaatttatTTCTAGTAAACCAGAATGTAGCCTATAGCTTCAAATTATGGTGATGCTGACATCATGGACTGTCAATCCTTTTATCCGAACCATATATCATTCATTTCACTCAGGGGCTCAACTTACTGTTGGactagtagaatacacaaggtgcaatttccaAATTTGGTTACAATTTGtttagattattttttttgttagtcactgacagtcactcaattaactcatgtcagctaacatttttgtgtagaattgcaggagattagctgtaaaactgcacccCAAAGAAATCTACCCATAttaaaatgagtagaattgcagcaaatttGCTTTataactgcaacattttcttgaagtagagagagatgggatagTGGAGGTATTTTATATCTCACACTCCTCTTATCTAAATCCGCCATGCAGGTTGTGGTTTTAGTGTCACTTCacttagtctgtgtgtgtgtgtgtgtgtgtgtgtgtgtgtgtgtgtgtgtgtgtgtgtgtgtgtgtgtgtgtgtgtgtgtgtgtgtgtgtgtgtgtgtgtgtgtgtgtgtgtgtgtgtgtgtgtgccagcgcCACTGTGCTGCTGCGTGGCTATGctggtgtgtgtatacagtatgtatctgtGTTGTTTGGTCAGAGACAGTGGAAACTTCctgtgttgtgctgctgccatagACATTGCTCCCTTTCAACAGAgcaccctctcctcccctctccctctctactctcactctcttcttccctctctccaatCACTCTCCTCTTTTCTTCCCACTCTCCCATCtttttctctctgccctctcATGGGATTTCACTGACCTGAAGCCTTGTTACACTGTTTCTCTGTAAGAGGGTTTCAGGCAGCTCTCTGTCTGGTCTTGCTCCTCATAAATGGCATCATGGAAAACTCATACCGCCTGGTCTGCCCTCTGTGGAAAATATGATTTTACCCCATAAAACAGTAACCTTGTCAGGgtttatagtgtgtgtggccaCAGAGCAGTGTTCATATCAGGTGGGTcctggttctataatacagagagagagggaagagaggagggggagttacaggtggttcctggttctataatacagagagagagggaagagaggagggggagttacaggtggttcctggttctataatacagagagagggaagagaggagggggagttacaggtggttcctggttctataatacagagagagagggaagagaggagggggagttacaggtggttcctggttctataatacagagagagagggaagagaggagggggagttacaggtggttcctggttctataatacagagagagagggaagagaggagggggagttagAGGTGGTTCCTGGTtgtataatacagagagagagggaagagaggagggggagttacaggtggttcctggttctataatacagagagagagggaagagaggagggggagttacaggtggttcctggttctataatacagagagagagggaagagaggagggggagttacaggtggttcctggttctataatacagagagagagggaagagaggagggggagttagaggtggttcctggttctataatacagagagagagggaaaagaggagggggagttacaggtggttcctggttctataatacagagagagagggaagagaggagggggagttacaggtggttcctggttctataatacagagagagagggaagagagtaaGGGGACTTACAGGTggttcctggttctataatacagagagagagggaagagaggagggagagttacaggtggttcctggttctataatacagagagagagggaagagaggagggggagttacaggtggttcctggttctataatacagagagagagggaagagaggagggggagttacaggtggttcctggttctataatatagagagagagggaagagaggagggggaattaCAGGTGAGATTAGTATGAAAATGAGATTCTTCCTCCAGAATGTATTGTGTTTTCTCCTGGCAGTCTGAATGGAGCTGGTGCTGTGGTGcaggtgtgtatgtgcatgtgtgtatgcgtgtatgtTAGTGTGATTGGTTTCTGCGTGGCCTATGAATGCTGGCTGTGGGAGTGGAGAGCAGCAGGGGTCAGAGACAGACTGCCCTCAGTCCTctacacggtgtgtgtgtgtgttgactgcagTGATTGAAACATTGTGCTTCTTGGAAGAGTAATGTGTAAGCTGTATTGACTTTAGTCCTGGTTTATTCAATACTGTTTTAATCAGTATGACAATTAAAATGATCAGTTAAAGTTGAGCCATGTAAAGGGTTAACTGTTCCAGGAAGAGAATCACACAGCAGTATCTGGTGAGGAGGAGCATAATTAACGTCACTTTGCTGAACTGAAACTAAAGTAAAGAGACACAGTATATTGTGTACGGGACCAAACTATCCAGCACATCAGACGTCTATTAAACAGCAATACGTTCAGACTATACTCTGACTCTCCTAGCCTTTGACACAACAAACAGGAAGGACAGAGATATCATCCACGAAAACATACAGGTGAGTAGAGAGATTGACGTGGAAAGTTAAATCGAAGATAAGCTTTACTGTGTTTACCGTGTAGATTGACTTATTTGTCCAGATTCTACTGTATGTTACACTTTTTATCCTATAGTTATAAGATGTATCTATGTTGTAACATCATGTATCAAGATTTGTTAATATCATGTAAGACAATATTGACCACTCTAAAGCTGAATATATCAAGAACTGACTGATTCCAAATGTTTTATGGTTTCACCTTTGGTCTCTGTCTAGATATGGCCTCCTCCAGCAGTCTCCTGTCTGAAGAGCAGTTCCTGTGCTCTATCTGTCTGGATGTGTTCACTGAGCCTGTCTCTATTCCATGTGGACACAACTTCTGTAAGGCCTGTATCAGTGGATACTGGGATACCAGTGACCTGTGCCAGTGTCCAATGTGTAAGGAGAAATTCTACAGGAGGCCTGAGCTTCGCATCAATACTTTCATTTCTGAGATGGCTGctcagttcagacagacagttgaAGTTAAAACTACCAGCAGCCCACACCAATGCCCTGACATAATTGTAGAATTATCCTGTGACATCTGCACTGGGATGAAGCTCAAGGCCCTGAAGTCCTTTCTGGTGTGTCTgacctcttactgtgagactcacctggaGCCTCATCAGAGAGTCCCAGCCTTAAAGAGACACAAGCTGATCAACCCTGTGGAGAACCTGGAAGACAGGATGTGTAAGAAGCACGAGAGACTCCTGGAGCTGTTCTGTAGGACTGACCAGACTTGTGTGTGTCAATTCTGTACTGAGTCAGACCACAAGACTCATGACGCTGTCCCTCTAGAGGAAGAGTGTGGAGAGAGGAAGGCTAAACTGGGGAAGACTGAGGCAGAAGAGCAGCAGATGATCCAGGAGAGACTGCAGAAGGTTCAGGAGATCAAACACTCAGTAGATCTCAgcaagagagaagcagagagagagatatcagaCAGTGTACAGGTCTTCACTGATCTGGTtcgctccattgagagaagccAGGCTGAGCTCATTGAGGTGATTGAGGAGAAGCAGAAAGCAGCAGAGAGGCAGGCTGAAGGGATCATTAAAGAGCTGGAGCAGGAAatcactgagctacagaggagaaGCACTGaactggagcagctctcacacactgaggaccacctccacctcctacaGAGCTGTCCATCCCTCTGCACCCCTCCACCCACCAAGGACTGGTCTGAGATCAGTGTTTACAGTGATATGTGTGTGGGGACTGTTAGGAGAGCTGTATCTCAGCTGGAGGAGACACtgaataaagagatggagaagctGCCTGAAGTCAAACTGAAGAGGATTCAGCAGTATGCAGTGGATGTGACTCTGGACCCTGGTACAGCACATCCCTACCTCATCTTGTCTGAGGATGGGAAACAAGTAAGAGATGGAGATACAGAACAGGATCTCCCAGACAAGCCAGTTAGGTTTTCTACCTGTCCCTGTATCCTGGGAAAGGAGGGCTTCTCCTCAGGTAGATTCTACTATGAGGTGACGGTCAAGGGGAAGACTGACTGGGCTTTAGGAGTGGCCAGAGAGTCTATCACCAGGAAGGGGAAGATCACACTGAGCCCTGAGGATGGATACTGGACTGTCTGGCTGAGGAATGGAGAACAGTACACAGCTCTTTCTAGCACCATGGTCCTGCTCCACCTGAGAGAGAAGCCCCAGAAGGTGGGGGTGTTTGTGGATTATGAGGAGGGGCAGGTCTCCTTTTAtgatgtggaggccaggtctcaTATCTACTCTTTCACAGGCTGCACCTTCACTGAGAAAGTATATCCATACTTTTACCCTGGCAATAATGACGGTGGTGAAAACTCTACCCCTCTGACCATCTCTCCTGTCAATCAGACAGAGTGAGTTTTCAATTGAAAATCTAACGGACCAGTCACATTT
Encoded here:
- the LOC115180016 gene encoding E3 ubiquitin-protein ligase TRIM39 isoform X1, with product MASSSSLLSEEQFLCSICLDVFTEPVSIPCGHNFCKACISGYWDTSDLCQCPMCKEKFYRRPELRINTFISEMAAQFRQTVEVKTTSSPHQCPDIIVELSCDICTGMKLKALKSFLVCLTSYCETHLEPHQRVPALKRHKLINPVENLEDRMCKKHERLLELFCRTDQTCVCQFCTESDHKTHDAVPLEEECGERKAKLGKTEAEEQQMIQERLQKVQEIKHSVDLSKREAEREISDSVQVFTDLVRSIERSQAELIEVIEEKQKAAERQAEGIIKELEQEITELQRRSTELEQLSHTEDHLHLLQSCPSLCTPPPTKDWSEISVYSDMCVGTVRRAVSQLEETLNKEMEKLPEVKLKRIQQYAVDVTLDPGTAHPYLILSEDGKQVRDGDTEQDLPDKPVRFSTCPCILGKEGFSSGRFYYEVTVKGKTDWALGVARESITRKGKITLSPEDGYWTVWLRNGEQYTALSSTMVLLHLREKPQKVGVFVDYEEGQVSFYDVEARSHIYSFTGCTFTEKVYPYFYPGNNDGGENSTPLTISPVNQTE
- the LOC115180016 gene encoding E3 ubiquitin-protein ligase TRIM39 isoform X3; translation: MASSSSLLSEEQFLCSICLDVFTEPVSIPCGHNFCKACISGYWDTSDLCQCPMCKKTLDKRPDLFVNTFISEMAAQFRQTVEVKTTSSPHQCPDIIVELSCDICTGMKLKALKSFLVCLTSYCETHLEPHQRVPALKRHKLINPVENLEDRMCKKHERLLELFCRTDQTCVCQFCTESDHKTHDAVPLEEECGERKAKLGKTEAEEQQMIQERLQKVQEIKHSVDLSKREAEREISDSVQVFTDLVRSIERSQAELIEVIEEKQKAAERQAEGIIKELEQEITELQRRSTELEQLSHTEDHLHLLQSCPSLCTPPPTKDWSEISVYSDMCVGTVRRAVSQLEETLNKEMEKLPEVKLKRIQQYAVDVTLDPGTAHPYLILSEDGKQVRDGDTEQDLPDKPVRFSTCPCILGKEGFSSGRFYYEVTVKGKTDWALGVARESITRKGKITLSPEDGYWTVWLRNGEQYTALSSTMVLLHLREKPQKVGVFVDYEEGQVSFYDVEARSHIYSFTGCTFTEKVYPYFYPGNNDGGENSTPLTISPVNQTE
- the LOC115180016 gene encoding E3 ubiquitin-protein ligase TRIM39 isoform X2; translated protein: MASSSRLLSEEQFLCSICLDVFTEPVSIPCGHNFCKACISGYWDTSDLCQCPMCKKTLDKRPDLFVNTFISEMAAQFRQTVEVKTTSSPHQCPDIIVELSCDICTGMKLKALKSFLVCLTSYCETHLEPHQRVPALKRHKLINPVENLEDRMCKKHERLLELFCRTDQTCVCQFCTESDHKTHDAVPLEEECGERKAKLGKTEAEEQQMIQERLQKVQEIKHSVDLSKREAEREISDSVQVFTDLVRSIERSQAELIEVIEEKQKAAERQAEGIIKELEQEITELQRRSTELEQLSHTEDHLHLLQSCPSLCTPPPTKDWSEISVYSDMCVGTVRRAVSQLEETLNKEMEKLPEVKLKRIQQYAVDVTLDPGTAHPYLILSEDGKQVRDGDTEQDLPDKPVRFSTCPCILGKEGFSSGRFYYEVTVKGKTDWALGVARESITRKGKITLSPEDGYWTVWLRNGEQYTALSSTMVLLHLREKPQKVGVFVDYEEGQVSFYDVEARSHIYSFTGCTFTEKVYPYFYPGNNDGGENSTPLTISPVNQTE